The sequence below is a genomic window from Verrucomicrobiota bacterium.
GGTTTCGGCGGGCATCGTTCTAAACTCAGCCAACATAGGCTCCACCTGGACAGGACCGTCATAGCCGATTCGCACCAAGGCACCGAGGAATGTTTTCAGGTCAATGACTCCCGTGGTGCCTGGGAGGGCGCGTGGAGCATCGGTCAGTTCGTCGATGGGTATTCCGGCGGGAGCGTCTTCCAAGTCACAGGAAATTACATCCGATCCTTTTAACTGAAGGATATCCGCTTCCGTTTCACGCGCGTTATGCCAATGAAAAGAATCCAGGACGACTCCGACATTGGATTTTCCCGTTTCCTCGATCAGTTCCAACATTTCAGCCAGCGTGAAGATGAACGTGTAGCGGCCCGAAGTCCTCAGGTGCCGGGTGGCCACATACTCGAGTCCCAGGCGCAAACCAGCATCATCAAGAATACTCGCCACTTCCCGAACTCTCCGGACATAACGGCGGAAAAG
It includes:
- a CDS encoding TIM barrel protein, with product NLQWGAPGLTVNIRTDSEEEYRRGIDELPNVAEVLGRAGAKRIRTYITPRHDHLTYRMLFRRYVRRVREVASILDDAGLRLGLEYVATRHLRTSGRYTFIFTLAEMLELIEETGKSNVGVVLDSFHWHNARETEADILQLKGSDVISCDLEDAPAGIPIDELTDAPRALPGTTGVIDLKTFLGALVRIGYDGPVQVEPMLAEFRTMPAETVLRQTADSLRQSLLLINN